GCCCTATGATGCGGTTTAGGGCCGAGGGGCGGGGAACCCCGATGCCTTGTTCACGGAATCTCCGGTTGGTTCGGGGGATTCGTCGATTTGTTCTGCGAGATTTTAGGGATCTTCTTCTCATGGGATGGGTAATCTCAGGACGGAGGATGCTAATCTTGCGGCAGTCATGAAATTTGTTGGTGTCCAGTTGCGCCGCAGTCCGATGCTAGTTGTTTTAGCTGTTTCAGGGGCATGAGATACTTGGGTTGTTCTAATGTAGTTCATGGGATATGATTGGGGTTCTTTTTAACTCAGGGTAGAGATTTGAGATGGAAAGACCTGAACTTTGGGGGATTGTAGCTGCTGCTAGATATGTAGGAATTTCAGTAAGCCCAGTAGTGGAGCAAGTATACTATTTATTGATATAATATTGGTTCTCGGTGATAATTTTGTAATGTTTGTCATAGTTCTGTAATTTTCTTAGCATTGCTCTGTTGTACGGTGTGAGCACTTGAAATATTGGGACATTATTGGGAAGGGGAACGATGCATGGTTTACACTAATCGTTGAAGGTGACCGCCATTCTCTGTCATATTGGGAAGGAGAAAGATAGTTCTACATGAAACATGCTGATATGCTTGATATATTCGTAGCAGGGGGTTAGAAACACCAATGCTGACGCCTGTTTGGATTTATTTTTCTCTGGTGATTTTCAGAAAGAGTACTTCAAGTGTGCACATGACTGCTTTGATAGGCGACGGACTCAAGAGGGGATCACCAGCTGTGTAGACAACTGTGGTGTGCCCGCTCTTTCTGCCAACAATGTTGTTGAGACCGAGATGGCCAAGTTCCAGGTACTTTCTGTTTCATCCACCTATCATTATTATTTTCATACATCTTATATACTAGTTTCTATAAAAAATAACTTAAGACCAGCTTTGTTTGTATTGAGTTTAGCCACTGTATCATTTTCTTGCAATAAAGTTATAGTTCTGTTGCTGTATCATctactttgtagttctttgtggAAATCAAACTGCAGCTATTTGCGCTGCCTTCTCAATTTCTATTGAATTATGCCTATGACTTATGCTCTATCTGAATGAACATGCCATATTCACCAAGTTGTATTTAACTTGAGACATTTGAATTCAGTAGTTGCCACTGGCTTTCACAAATGCTTAAAAATATGTGCATGCCGACCTGCATTCGTACCGTGTTTGTGTATGATTTATCTGTTAATGGTGTATTTAGTCAGCGAGTAAATAGCATACATATGTTCCATCATTCCATGCTTTTTTTTAGCGTGATATGTTCCATCCATGATTTGAATATAAGCAATGAGTCAGTGATTTGGATAATTgtttgcatgacatgtcaagaaatACTTGGGAAAAATCTCTTTGCACCAGATAGGTAGGTCAGATGACAGACCCTATATATATTCTTCGTGCAGTTTTCTGTGTCGTTAAATTAGAATCAAAGAGCGTTACTCATACATATGTACATGTTGAACTCTAGATACAATGTTTGGACAATATTTTCATCTGCTTGCTCTGGTTTAAAATATTCGGTTTCATAACATAGTTAGAATTAATGAGCAGAGGGAGTGAAAATAAGGCTCATAATCTAAATTATAAACCTGTCTTTCAACTGCCCTGGAATCCATAGGAAGGAGGTTGAAAAATACAGACATAGATACTGGAGATTACCAATTAGGTCAACACTTTTCAAACTGCCTGCTGAAATCCATGAACAGGCAAGAAGACAACCTGGCGAACCATGAAACATCTTAGCAGCTAGAGGAAAACGCAAAGCATTTAACAGGGGAACGGTAGTTCATTTAATTTCACAAACAACTGAGCATGAATAAATATATAAATGCTTAATTGCATTAGGGTTAGGTTCTTCTTCAGAGCTCTGTTTTTGTGCATTGGCTAATTTAAGGGCAATACATTTTGCTACACTTTGGCAGGGTTACAAACACTTCATCTAGCTTTTCCATTAATTAATTTTGTAAATGATTTATACCTGAATAAACCAGCAGTTATATAACAGGCAGCATATATCGGCCAGCGCAAATTATTGTATCATTTACACCCTGGTGCATACATATGTCTTAAGCTGAGATGTATTCTTCCTTGTTCCAGGAGGTTGAATCGCTCATTGATGGTCTGCCAAGACAAGTTTGAAGCAGCAAAGCTCCAGAAGATGAAGACGGATGCAACCAATGAGTTGGAGTCGTGCGTGAACAGATCCATCGACGACAGCATCAGGGTCCTGCCCCATCTGGTTGAGCAGATCAAGTCCACCATTAATATGAAGTAGAGGAATCAGACACTTTCAAATTGTCCCCCGACTCGTTTTTGCCATCGTTAGCTGAATCTATCCAGAGTCTCTAGCAACACTAATGTAACAtgatcattacttccatgagaagtCCAGAGAAGAGTTTTTGGCTGAGAGATTAATGTGTCTAAATGGCTCCGCGATACTTGACTAAATGTTGCAAACGTTGCTTTTGCATAGCACATCCTTTATCTTGATCTCATGTATTTCAGTCATAATCTCTGTAACTTGCCAGTTTGTTTGGCAATGTAGCCATGTAGGTGAGGGCACATAATGGCACAAATTTGCATACAATTGTTACAAATTTGGATACAATTGTTAGTTTCAACacattcaaaaaattcaaatgtcTCAAGCAAACCAAATAAATTTTGACATGTAattttttgtactccctccgttcctaaatataagtctttgtagagattttactatgaactacatacagatgtatatagatgcatttcaagtttagattcattcattttgctccgtatgcatTCCATCtaatggaatctctacaaagacttacatttaggaacccAGGGAGTACAAAAGAAGACGTAGCTTATGCTTAGTTATTTCTGCGTGGTGAAACCCAACTCAGTCAGCAGCGGCCCGAGGTCCAACAGATGCCCCCTACAACTCTCCCGCAACCGCCCcccaccgccgcggccctcgtCCGCCACTACATCGGCCTCCTCTCAGCCGCCGgcgtctcctcctcctcgcccctccgCGCCCTCCTCCCTATCCACGCCCGCGCCCTCCTCAGGGTGTTCGACGCCGCGCCGCACCGCGATGCCTACATGTGGAACACCCTCCTCCGCGCCCACGCCCACTCCCACTCCTCCGTCCCGGCCAACTCCCCCGCAGCGGACGCGCTCCAGCTCTATAAAGCGGATGCGCGCCGCGGGCGTCGCGCCGGACTGCTACACCTACCCCATCGTGCTCCCGGCGTGCGCGGCGGCGGGCGccccgcggctcgggcgggccgcgcACGGGGACGCGGTGAGGTTCGCACTCGCCGGGGACGGCTTCGTGCACAGCGCGCTCATCGCTATGTACTGCCAGGAGGGGGAGGTGGCGGACGCGGAGCAGGTGTTCTTGACAGCCGCCGCCGGTGCCCGCACGGTCGTCTCGTGGACGGCCATGGTCGCGGGCTACGCGCAGAACTGCTTGTTCGGCCAGGCGGTCGCGGTGTTTGGCACGATGGTT
Above is a window of Triticum aestivum cultivar Chinese Spring chromosome 6B, IWGSC CS RefSeq v2.1, whole genome shotgun sequence DNA encoding:
- the LOC123139379 gene encoding protein FAM136A; this translates as MDHVSSMEERIVADRIRKKLEEVNVAAQKHLEGVQDHVNFTLQKEYFKCAHDCFDRRRTQEGITSCVDNCGVPALSANNVVETEMAKFQPLRLNRSLMVCQDKFEAAKLQKMKTDATNELESCVNRSIDDSIRVLPHLVEQIKSTINMK